Proteins encoded by one window of Rhea pennata isolate bPtePen1 chromosome 11, bPtePen1.pri, whole genome shotgun sequence:
- the IGBP1 gene encoding immunoglobulin-binding protein 1 isoform X1 — protein sequence MAEGCGAEAPRLAELLAAGWRLWEEVEAGTEPSSAAPAVQDKVRRGLDALQRAAAMVAQLDLFSENEDLEEVASADLRYLLLPALLGALTLRQVSQSQRLEHLDSARAHFCRFLRLCKSYGLGRFALPAASPPPASPPPAAPGPAGGSLLAAASARQAKIERYKQKKELENRLASMRSFVESGQADEDQMREFYLLQIQKWINISLEEIESIDQEIVILKSRGTIKQSSAPPHGTSRQVRAPLKPFILTRDAAQAKVFGAGYPGVPTMTVDDWYEQRRRQGVMPGQSVPQRTPAGVADEELQKKQQEKKEEEDDEEALQKARNWDDWKDTHPKGYGNRQNMG from the exons ATGGCGGAGGGGTGCGGCGCGGAGGCGCCGCGGCTGGCCGAGCTGCTGGCGGCGGGCTGGCGGCTGTGGGAGGAGGTGGAGGCCGGCACCGAGCCGTCCTCGGCTGCCCCGGCCGTGCAGGACAAGGTGCGGCGGGGGCTCGACGCCCTGCAGCGGGCGGCCGCCATGGTGGCGCAGCTGGACCTGTTCAG CGAGAACGAGGACCTGGAGGAGGTCGCGTCGGCCGACCTGCGCTACCTGCTGCTGCCCGCGCTGCTTGGGGCCCTGACGCTGCGGCAGGTCAGCCAGAGCCAGCGGCTGGAGCACCTGGACAGCGCCCGCGCCCACTTCTGCCGCTTCCTGCGCCTCTGCAAGAGCTACGGGCTGGGCCGCTTCGCCCTGCCCGCCGCCAGCCCGCCGCCCGccagcccgccgcccgccgccccaggcccggccggcggcagcctgctcgccgccgcctcggcccggcAGGCCAAGATCGAGAG AtataagcagaagaaagaactgGAGAATAGATTGGCCTCTATGAGATCCTTTGTGGAGAGTGGGCAAGCAGATGAGGATCAGATGCGAGAATTTTACCTCCTGCAAATCCAGAAATGGATCAACATCAGTCTTGAGGAAATTGAGAGTATTGACCAAGAAATTGTCATTTTGAAGAGCAGAGGTACAATAAAGCAG TCTTCAGCACCACCACATGGTACTTCTCGGCAAGTCAGGGCTCCATTGAAACCTTTCATTCTTACCCGGGATGCTGCTCAGGCTAA AGTGTTTGGTGCTGGATATCCTGGTGTGCCAACTATGACAGTAGATGATTGGTATGAACAGCGCAGAAGGCAAGGAGTCATGCCTGGTCAGAGCGTCCCTCAGAGAACACCAG CAGGTGTAGCTGATGAGGAACTGCAGAAGaagcaacaggagaaaaaagaggaagaggatgacGAGGAAGCTCTTCAAAAAGCTCGGAACTGGGATGACTGGAAAGATACGCACCCAAAAGGCTATGGCAACCGACAGAATATGGGCTGA
- the IGBP1 gene encoding immunoglobulin-binding protein 1 isoform X2, whose protein sequence is MAEGCGAEAPRLAELLAAGWRLWEEVEAGTEPSSAAPAVQDKVRRGLDALQRAAAMVAQLDLFSENEDLEEVASADLRYLLLPALLGALTLRQVSQSQRLEHLDSARAHFCRFLRLCKSYGLGRFALPAASPPPASPPPAAPGPAGGSLLAAASARQAKIERYKQKKELENRLASMRSFVESGQADEDQMREFYLLQIQKWINISLEEIESIDQEIVILKSRGTIKQSSAPPHGTSRQVRAPLKPFILTRDAAQAKVFGAGYPGVPTMTVDDWYEQRRRQGVMPGQSVPQRTPGVADEELQKKQQEKKEEEDDEEALQKARNWDDWKDTHPKGYGNRQNMG, encoded by the exons ATGGCGGAGGGGTGCGGCGCGGAGGCGCCGCGGCTGGCCGAGCTGCTGGCGGCGGGCTGGCGGCTGTGGGAGGAGGTGGAGGCCGGCACCGAGCCGTCCTCGGCTGCCCCGGCCGTGCAGGACAAGGTGCGGCGGGGGCTCGACGCCCTGCAGCGGGCGGCCGCCATGGTGGCGCAGCTGGACCTGTTCAG CGAGAACGAGGACCTGGAGGAGGTCGCGTCGGCCGACCTGCGCTACCTGCTGCTGCCCGCGCTGCTTGGGGCCCTGACGCTGCGGCAGGTCAGCCAGAGCCAGCGGCTGGAGCACCTGGACAGCGCCCGCGCCCACTTCTGCCGCTTCCTGCGCCTCTGCAAGAGCTACGGGCTGGGCCGCTTCGCCCTGCCCGCCGCCAGCCCGCCGCCCGccagcccgccgcccgccgccccaggcccggccggcggcagcctgctcgccgccgcctcggcccggcAGGCCAAGATCGAGAG AtataagcagaagaaagaactgGAGAATAGATTGGCCTCTATGAGATCCTTTGTGGAGAGTGGGCAAGCAGATGAGGATCAGATGCGAGAATTTTACCTCCTGCAAATCCAGAAATGGATCAACATCAGTCTTGAGGAAATTGAGAGTATTGACCAAGAAATTGTCATTTTGAAGAGCAGAGGTACAATAAAGCAG TCTTCAGCACCACCACATGGTACTTCTCGGCAAGTCAGGGCTCCATTGAAACCTTTCATTCTTACCCGGGATGCTGCTCAGGCTAA AGTGTTTGGTGCTGGATATCCTGGTGTGCCAACTATGACAGTAGATGATTGGTATGAACAGCGCAGAAGGCAAGGAGTCATGCCTGGTCAGAGCGTCCCTCAGAGAACACCAG GTGTAGCTGATGAGGAACTGCAGAAGaagcaacaggagaaaaaagaggaagaggatgacGAGGAAGCTCTTCAAAAAGCTCGGAACTGGGATGACTGGAAAGATACGCACCCAAAAGGCTATGGCAACCGACAGAATATGGGCTGA
- the LOC134145246 gene encoding diacylglycerol O-acyltransferase 2-like, with translation MKTIIAAYSQNRSGSRASVQAALRTLLRVPWPSQRDICSWLQLLAVLQWVLSFLLLGVVSLLLLIYLVFTSFWPVSALYLAWIIFDWDTPEKGGRRLACLRRWSVWKHFRDYFPVQLVKTHDLSPSHNYIIGSHPHGILCVGAFCNFVTGSTGFLEMFPGIRPFLTTLAGNFRLPLFREYLMSGGLCPVTRQAIGYLLSKNGTGNAVAIVIGGAAESLSCRPGVTTLILKNRKGFVRMALQHGAYLVPSFSFGENDLFRQVVFKEGSWMRSIQQRFQKMMGFAPCVFYGRGLTSVQSRGFLPYPRPITTVVGEPVTVPKIEDPSRETVDLYHEMYIRSLLKLFNENKTKYGLSETDELRIM, from the exons ATGAAAACAATTATTGCAGCCTATTCTCAAAATCGTAGTG GGAGTCGTGCCAGTGTCCAGGCTGCCCTCCGTACCCTGCTCAGGGTGCCATGGCCCTCACAGCGGGACATCTGCTCGTGGCTGCAGCTCCTTGCTGTCCTCCAGTGGGTCCTCAGCTTCCTGCTCCTGG gGGTGGTCAGCCTGCTTCTGCTCATCTACCTGGTGTTCACCAGCTTCTGGCCCGTTTCTGCCCTCTATTTGGCCTGGATCATCTTTGACTGGGACACGCCTGAGAAAG GTGGGAGGAGGCTGGCGTGCTTGCGGAGATGGAGCGTGTGGAAGCATTTCCGGGATTATTTCCCGGTTCAG CTGGTGAAGACCCATGACCTGTCGCCCAGCCACAACTACATCATCGGCTCACACCCCCACGGCATCCTCTGCGTCGGGGCCTTCTGCAACTTCGTTACGGGGTCAACAGGCTTCTTGGAGATGTTCCCAGGCATCAGACCCTTCCTGACAACCCTGGCCGGCAACTTCCGCCTGCCCCTCTTCAGGGAGTACCTGATGAGTGGGG GTCTGTGCCCTGTGACACGACAGGCCATAGGGTACCTCCTGTCCAAGAATGGCACTGGGAACGCCGTAGCCATCGTCATCGGCGGTGCAGCCGAGTCGCTCTCCTGCCGGCCAGGAGTCACCACCTTAATCCTGAAGAACCGGAAGGGCTTTGTGCGTATGGCCCTGCAGCATGG GGCATACCTGGTGCCCTCCTTCTCCTTCGGCGAGAACGACCTCTTCCGGCAGGTGGTTTTCAAGGAGGGCAGCTGGATGAGGAGCATCCAGCAGCGCTTCCAGAAGATGATGGGCTTTGCCCCCTGCGTTTTCTATGGCCGAGGCCTCACCTCCGTTCAGTCCCGGGGCTTTTTGCCCTACCCCAGGCCCATCACAACCGTTG TGGGGGAGCCTGTGACAGTGCCCAAGATTGAGGACCCGAGCCGTGAGACTGTGGACCTGTACCACGAGATGTACATCCGCTCCCTGCTCAAGCTCTTCAATGAGAACAAGACCAAGTATGGGCTGTCAGAGACAGACGAGCTGCGGATCATGTGA